The nucleotide sequence CGTGATAAGGTCGTTCAATCCGCCGATGGCCTTTTCGATCTTATTGATCGCGCCGGCCTGCACGGCCGCCTCCGACGTGACGCGCTCGATGGCCGACGTGTTTTCCTCCATGGCCGCGGACGATTCCTCCACCAGCGCGGCCTGGTCCTGGGACCTCGAGGTGAGATTCCCAGCGTTCTGGTTGAAAGTGTCAGCCGAGGCCCGGAGGCCGGAGGATATGCTCTTTATGGAATCAAGGATACGGTAAATGATGTCATAGTGCTTCCCGCTGACTTCCGCCTCCTCCTTGTGCTTCCGGTTCGACAGACCGGACAGGGTTATGTTGATATACGAGACGACGCCGGTAATGAGGAGGGCAGCGGTGCTGTTGGCGATACCCGTGCCCGCCGCCTGCAACGAAGACCCGTCGAGCCTGTCCCTGACAAAAACATAGAAAGCGATATTAGCCGCAATGAAAATGAGTGACACGATAGGCACCAGTTTTTTCTCGCCGAAAACAGCGGTGAACACGATGATATAAAAGAAATAGTAGAGGTACGACGTAAAGCCGGTATTGGGAGCCGTCATGGCATTGACGAAGCGGGCCGCAATGACCAGGGCTATGGTCGGGAAGAGATAGACCGTGACCGCGTAGTTCAGCCTGCCCCTCAGGATGAAGAAGATGCTGAGAATGACGAAGGACATGATACTGCCGGCGCCGACGGAGACCTTGAGGAAACCGGCCGGATTGATTACGGCGTAGGACACTATCAGCATCGTCAGCAAAAAAAGCATCAGGAAATCAAAATAGAGAAGGGCCGTCGCCTTGTGCCTGATGGTGAAGTTAGATGTCTCATAGCTTGATAAAAACAGGGCATTGATCTTTTTTATCATAGGGTACCTTTATTTGGATTCACGCCGGCCTGTTACACTGGCACAGGGCCGCACAACGTTCATTTTGAATGCAAGCCTTCCCCATCAAGACCCACAAATAAAAGAGCCTCTGGAAAAGAGGCTCCCGGACACCCAATTACTCGTTGATTTCGCGGCAACTATGATAAAGGGGTTTGACAATAATGATTGACCCGCCGGTTTCGATCGACATAATGAATCGCCGCCACAACAATAAATTCTTAATATATGCATTCAACAGGCAACAAGATAGAAATAACCGACATGATTTGCACATAATGACTATCAAGCACAATTCGAATATTAATAATTTTTGTCAACTCTAAAGAATGTGGCATTTATTTTTGTACGTGGCGCAATGCCGATATTTCGGATAATAACATTCAAGGCATATCGTTTCTCAGTTCCGGTAATCATGGCCAAATGAATTGATTATAAAAAAATAATGAATTTTATGCATAAAAAATAATATACAACGCGGGTCATAATAATTATTGTAGCGGCGGAGTAGATCACATGACTGAAGCCATAGAATTCATAAATACTTCAAAGATATATCGGATACCGTCACTATTGCCATGGCGGGCTTCAAAAAAAATATCCGCACTGAACAATATAAGCTTCAAATGTCCCCAAGGCAAGATTACATGTCTCCTCGGCCCCAATGGCGCCGGTAAAACAACAGTTATAAAAATACTTGCCGGTCTTGTATCCCCTGATGGCGGAAGCATTGAAATACTCGGCACTTCCCTTGACGATGCCGCGGCGAGGGAATCCGTAAAAATTGGGGTCATGGCTTCCAACGACCGCTCTTTTTACTGGCGCCTCACCGGCCGGCAGAACCTTGAATTCTTTTGTGCCCTATACGGTTATACAAGCCGGACCCTCCGCAGAATGGTATCAACCATTCTTCAAGAATTGAATATCGAGGCTGAAGCAGACAAACCCTTCCGCCTTTACTCGACAGGGACCAAACAAAAATTTCTCCTGGCCAGAGCCCTCCTCCATAATCCCGATATTCTTTTACTTGATGAGCCAACAAGCCACATCGATCCGATTGCGAAGGACGGCATACATACCCTGATCAAAGATAATTTCATCGCCGCAAGAAAGACCACGGTACTCCTCTGCACCCATGACATCTACGAAGTTCAGCAGTTGGCAGACCGCATTATCCTCCTCAGCGAAGGTGCGGTGATTGCCGAGGGAAGCCCATCTGAGCTCACATCCATGGTAAATCCCGGCATAACTTTTACAATGGATTTCTCCCGTATGCCACAAAAGAGCTGGGCTGCGAAAATCCCCGTTACCATTATCAGCACAACACGCGGCAGCATCGAATGCCGAGTGGCAACAAAAACAAGCATATCGGATGCCATAGAGGCCGCCGTTGCAGCCGGTGGTCGAATTACACGATGTGTTGAGAGGGAAGAATCAATAGTTGACATCTTTTCACGCCTCACCGGGGGAGGCACCATATGAAACTGGCCGCCTTTCTAAAGAAAGATATGCTGATCACTATGAGCTACCGATTCAACCTTGCGATTCAGGCGGCAAAAGTCATCATCTCACTCCTCATGTTTTATTTCATCGGAGAAACATTCGGCAGCACACTGTCTCCCTACCTGGGACGCTACGGCGGCAGTTATTTCGCATATGTGCTTGTAGGATATGCGGTTTCCACTTTCGTATCAGTGGGCCTTGATGCCTTTTCCAATGAAATACGGACCGCTCAGATCGAGGGAACACTGGAGGCCCTTCTGAGCACTCCCACGTCTATTTATACCATTCTCATCGGCAATTCCCTCTGGTCTTTCATTGAGGCCTTTGCTGAATCACTAATCCTCATTGGCATTGGGGTGTTTTTTTTCAGATTTAATATATCCCTGGCACACGCCCTCGGCACGATCATAGTTCTTGTTCTGACTCTTTTATCATTCCTTGCAATAGGCATGCTTTCAGCTTCATTCATCATGATATTCAAACAAGGCGACCCGATCAGGTTTGTTTTTGGTTCTTCGAGCTATTTCCTGGGGGGGGTTATCTTTCCAGTGGAAGTCCTTCCCGTACCACTACAGCACATGGCGGAACTGCTCCCCATCACACATGCCGTTAAAGCGTTAAGGGAACTTCTCCTGGCACGAATAAGCTTTGAAAGTATCGGCACGATCATGATGAATCTGGTGCTATTCATCATGATCGTGGCGCCGATAAGCATCGCAACCTTCCGCTTTGCCGTCAGAAGGGCCAAGAGGGACGGGAGCCTGGTGCAATACTGATTTCCCTCCAAATCTGAAGCTCTCGGCGAGGTGTGAGTGAATCCGTATAGCAAACTCCCCTATCCCCTCCCATCGAGTTAGAGGGATGTTTTCTTCCTCGCCGCCCGCTTCACGGTGCTATCAGCGATCATGCGGGACACCCACCCCGGGGAAAAACGCTGGAGGTAATAGAGGAACCGGGCCACATGCCCGGGCATGATCAGGTACTTTCCGCGCGCGATGCCCCGTATGATGTGCCGAGCAACGTAACCGACGCCGAGGGTCCCCATGATGTCCTTCATCGCCCGGCACTCCGGGGGAATTGTCTTGTTCTCCTCGACCAGGAAGGGTGTGTCGGTCTCCGGCGGGCAGGCAAGCAATACCTTTATGCCGCGCCCTGCCAGCTCGCTGCAGAGGGCCTCGGAAAAACCGATCAGGGCGAATTTCGACGTCGCGTACGCCGAGTAACCGAAAATGCTCATGAAACCGGCCATCGAGGATACAATTACAATGGTGCCGCCACTACCCTTCATATGGGGAAGGGCCGCGGCGATGACGTTCCGTGTGCCATAGAGATTTGTCTTCATGACCCGGTCAAATTCGTCGTAGGAAATCTTTTCGAAGTAATTGGCGCTTCCTATGCCGGCGCTATTGATGATCATATCGGGCGGGCCGAACTCCTTCACCGCGCGCCCGATGGCCTTCACGGTCATGGCGTTGTCGCCGACGTCAAGGGACATTACCCCGGTTCGCCGGGTAAGTCCGCCGCGGGCGTCATCGACGATGGCGCGGGCATCCTCCAGCTTTTTAGGGTCGCGGGCAAAAAGGAGCAGGTCGGCGCCCTGAGAGGCGAGCTGCCGGGCGATCTCAAGGCCGATCCCGCTGGAGCCGCCGGTGATGTATATTCGCTTGCCGTCAAAAACATTCATGGCCGTGGAGCCTCCTTCTGCGCGTTGGATATGATGCATCGGCATTACGGCGCACATCCTACCAGAGCGGGAGCTCTCTGTCGACCGGATTTATAAACCGCTTCGTTTTTTTATTGCTCGTCCGGGGACTCGCGCTTCCGGATGGCTTCTATGTTGTCATTGAGCTCATTGGATATCTGCTCGATGATCTTCGAAAAGCTCCGGACCACGTCGGCGTTCTGGAGGGTGTTCTGCGCTATATCGGTGATGGTGTTGATCATCTTGGTCAGCTCCTGCAGCACGTCAACCTGCTCATGGGAAAACGTGTAGATATCGCCGGAGATGCCGCTCAGCTGCTCGATCTTCGTCTGGATCTCGGTGTTCATGCCGTTCAGGCCCGTGGTGAAGGCGATGGCGTCCTTCATCACGTCGCCGGTCTCGAGGATCTTCGACCTCACGTTCATGAAGATGTCCGCGGTGCCGCTGATATACTGGAGCTCGCCGGCCACCTGGGACGTATGCTGCACGATGGTGGACTGGATCCCCTTGACCAGCTCGGTGGTCTGGTCCGCCAGCTTGTTCACCTCGTCGGCCACCACGGCAAAGCCCCTCCCCTGCTCACCGGCCCGGGCAGCCTCGATGGCGGCGTTCAGTGCCAGGAGGTTGATCTTGTCGGCCAGCTCGTTGATGGAGTTGACCGTCTCCTCGATGCGCTTCAGGTATTCCGCGAGGCCGCTGATGGCCCGTATCGACTTGTCTATGGTCTCGGCGCCGACGTCGACCTGCCGGATGGCCTCGTTGATGCTGTCGGTGAGGCTCGATACCCGCTGGGAGAGCTGTCCGCTCTTGGCGTTGATCTGGGTGATCTCGTTCTTGACGCCCTCGGAGTTGTCCATCTGGACCCTTATCGAATCGAGGTTTTTCTCGAAGGACGACGACATCTCCTCGTAGGCCGAAGCAGCCTCCTCCACGATGGCCGTGAGCTCCCGGGCGATATCGGCCAGGTGCTGGGACGCCTGGTCCATGTCTTTGCTCACGGTCTTGATCTCGAAGCTGTTCGTGGATATGGTGCCGATCATCCCCCGTATCGTCGCCACCATGGTGTTGAAGGACCGCGTCACATAGCCGATCTCGTCCTCCATGATGACGGGAACGGACGTTTCCAGGTCGCCCCCGTTGACGGAGCGCACGCCGTGCGAGAGGTTCCGGAGCGGCG is from Spirochaetota bacterium and encodes:
- a CDS encoding ABC transporter ATP-binding protein, producing MTEAIEFINTSKIYRIPSLLPWRASKKISALNNISFKCPQGKITCLLGPNGAGKTTVIKILAGLVSPDGGSIEILGTSLDDAAARESVKIGVMASNDRSFYWRLTGRQNLEFFCALYGYTSRTLRRMVSTILQELNIEAEADKPFRLYSTGTKQKFLLARALLHNPDILLLDEPTSHIDPIAKDGIHTLIKDNFIAARKTTVLLCTHDIYEVQQLADRIILLSEGAVIAEGSPSELTSMVNPGITFTMDFSRMPQKSWAAKIPVTIISTTRGSIECRVATKTSISDAIEAAVAAGGRITRCVEREESIVDIFSRLTGGGTI
- a CDS encoding ABC transporter permease; the encoded protein is MKLAAFLKKDMLITMSYRFNLAIQAAKVIISLLMFYFIGETFGSTLSPYLGRYGGSYFAYVLVGYAVSTFVSVGLDAFSNEIRTAQIEGTLEALLSTPTSIYTILIGNSLWSFIEAFAESLILIGIGVFFFRFNISLAHALGTIIVLVLTLLSFLAIGMLSASFIMIFKQGDPIRFVFGSSSYFLGGVIFPVEVLPVPLQHMAELLPITHAVKALRELLLARISFESIGTIMMNLVLFIMIVAPISIATFRFAVRRAKRDGSLVQY
- a CDS encoding SDR family oxidoreductase, which translates into the protein MNVFDGKRIYITGGSSGIGLEIARQLASQGADLLLFARDPKKLEDARAIVDDARGGLTRRTGVMSLDVGDNAMTVKAIGRAVKEFGPPDMIINSAGIGSANYFEKISYDEFDRVMKTNLYGTRNVIAAALPHMKGSGGTIVIVSSMAGFMSIFGYSAYATSKFALIGFSEALCSELAGRGIKVLLACPPETDTPFLVEENKTIPPECRAMKDIMGTLGVGYVARHIIRGIARGKYLIMPGHVARFLYYLQRFSPGWVSRMIADSTVKRAARKKTSL